CGGGGACAGTGATGGTTGGCTCGGAGGTGAGAGTCTGCGTAGTCATGGCGGTCACGCTACCGGCCGGAAGCGCGCGGCGCACCAGCCGCCGAAACAGTCCGAAACACCACGCAACATACAGAAACAGTGCGTCTCACAGCGTCACAATACGAGCCGTTGCGTTGACTCTGCCACTGTTATGCTTCGGGAGTATGAACACTATGATTTCGGGATCCGGATCAGACGTGCTCTTCTTGCACGGCGGCGGAGTCTCAGGCTGGATGTGGCGCCCTGTCCTCGCACAGCTCGCGGGCGATGTCCGCGCAATTGTGCCGGACCTTCCCGGGCACGGCACAAGCAGCTCGGTCGAGTACACCTCGCACGACGACGCCATCGAGAGGCTGGTCGCGCTCATTCGAGATCGTGCTCCGAACGGCGTGACAGTCGTTGGCTTCTCCCTGGGGGCCCAGCTCGCCATCCGACTCGCCGCGGAATACCCAGACCTCATTCGCGCTGCACTCATCATCAGCGGGGAGACTGTCCCGGCCCCTGCGCAGGGGGCGACCCTCACCCTCCTTCGAGCTTCCGCCCCGCTCGCCAGGCGCGAGTGGTTCGCTCGCCTCCAAGCGAAGCAGCTCGGTGTTCCAGACGCGCTGCTGCACGACTTTGTCAGGGACAGCCGCGCGATGACCACTGACACACTCATCGCGAGCGTCAAGGAGAACATCGGGTTCACGCTACCTGACGGCTGGCGCCGGTTCCCTGGACCGGCGACAATCGCCGTCGGCGCCGGTGAGCGGGGACTCATGCGAAAGTCAGCGGGCCTCACTCACGAAGCACTCCCCCACAGCGCGTTCGTAACTATCAAAGATGCCGCGCACGACGCGCCCCTCACCCAGCCCGACGTCGTCGCGCGCGAGGTTCGCGGGCTGCTCACTCAGCTTGACGCGAAGCGAACCGAATCAGACGCGTCGTGAGCGGGATGGATCGCGCCACGCACGTCTTCTTCGACTTCTTCGGCACGCTCGTGGCCTACGACCCGGCGGTGCACCCCGCGAGCCGGAATGCGCCGCACGAGTTTGCAGTCCGGACGGGCGCCGACCTCGACGCGAGCACCGCAAGCCGACTGTGGGACCGCGCGTGGCGCGAGCTCGACGACGCTGCCCGCGCGTCGGGCCGAGAGTGCTCGATGTATGAGATTGCATGCCGCTACGCCGAACTCACACTTCCGACAGTCGGGTTGCCGAGCGCAGGCGAACTCGGGCGTCTCGTCGACGAGTATCTCGCGGCCTGGTCTGCGGATATCCGGCTCGCGGACTCAGCCGCAGAGTGTCTCACGGACCTCGCGCGTGACCACACGCTTGCCGTGGTGAGTAATACGCACCACCCGACGCTTGTGCAGCAGCAGCTCGACAGGTTCGACATCGCCAGGTATTTCTCGGATGTCGTGACCTCGATCGAAGTCGGGTGGCGCAAGCCGCACTCCCTGATCTACAAGCGCGCGCTTGAGCGCTGCGGAGGCGTTGCCGAGCAGACAGTCTTCGTCGGAGATACCTGGGACGCGGATGTTCAGGGGCCCCTAACTGCAGGGATGCGTGCGCTCTACGTCGGTCGGCCGGGCCCCGGCCGCGACGCTGTGACGCTCGCAGAGATTCCAGAGCTCGTGCGCACCGCGACTGCGCGGCTCACGTAGGCTGGGGCGATGACTCACACACGGCACGCAGGCGGCACCCACACGATTCGACTCAGGGCGTTCCGAGAGTCGGATACCGAGGCTGCTGTCGAGCTGTGGGAAGCGTGCGGGCTCACTCGCCCGTGGAACGATCCGCGGGCGGATATTGCACGAAGCCTCTCAGCACAGCCCGAGCTTTTCCTTGTCGCGGAGTGCGAACCCGCGGCAACGGCAGGCCCTGGCGCAGGTTCAAGTGCAGGTGCAGGTATCTGCGACGGCACCACACTCGTCGGAACCGTGATGGCTGGGTTTGACGGCCATCGCGGCTGGATGTACTACCTCGCGACCGCGCAGGCGCTACGCGGATCCGGCATCGGCCGTGCGCTCGTCGCGGAGGTCGAGCGACGGCTTGAGGCGCTCGGCTGCCCGAAGGCGCAGCTGATGGTGCGCTCCGAGAACTCCGCGGCGGTCGGGTTTTACACTGCGCTCGGGTACGAGGCGAACGACGTGATCGTCCTCGGGAAACGACTGATCAACGACGCACCGTAGGCCGCGCGAGGGCTCCGGCCCGTTCCCCCCTGCAGCGACCGACCGCTACATCAGGCCCAGGCCTCAGGCGCGCACAACAGGCCCGGCACCCCGCACCCTCCGTCGGCAGGACCAGGCGCCCGCACTGTCTGGCTCCTCTGCCTCCAACGTGCGTGCACACCGCCTGTGATCCGCCTCATCAATGCCAGATTCACGCACCAGCGCGATTGGAAACGCCGATCCCATATGTATGGGTGAAGTCCAGAGCATCCAGCACGTCCAGCGCGTCCAGCCCAGATCTCTCGCTTCGACAGAATCCACAAGAACTATTGCGCAATACTCGTTGCGCGATATGCTCGATGAATGGCCACCGAACCAAACCTCCACCGCGCGTCGCACATGCGCGCACTCGCGCACCCGACAAGGCTCCGACTGCTCGCACTCCTCCGCGAGCACGGTCCCCAGACAGCTGCACACCTTGCCAACTTCGTCGACGAGGCTCCGGGTTCGCTCAGCTACCACCTGCGAACGCTCGCAACAGCAGGGTTCGTTGAGGAAGCCGCGGGGCCCGGCACCGATCGCCGCCAGCGCTGGTGGCGCGCCGTCCACGAGACGACCGTGTGGGACACAGCCGAGTTCGCGCGCGACCCCGAACGGCTCACAGCGCAGCGCGAAATGTTCAGGTCCCTCGGCCAGGCCTATGCCACGCGCCTCACTGACTACATTGATGCCGCTGCGGAACTCGCACCCGAATGGCTCGAAGCCGGGTTTACAACGGACCGAAGCCTCCGCCTCACTCCCGCCCAGCTGGCCGAGCTCGGTGCCGAAGTTGAGGCGTTGCAGGAGCGCTGGCTCGCCGCGAGCGAGCACAATGCCGAAAACGTAGATGCCGCCCCCGTGTTCTTCCTCGCGCAGGGATACAAGCAACCGTGACCAGCCGGCCGCATGGCGCCACCCTGCCGCTTCAGGCTTTGCTTGCCAGCCATGCGCTCTCGCGGACGGGTAACGTCGTCACCGTCTTCGCAGTTCCCTTCGCGATCTTGGGGGCTGGCGGGAGTGCGCTGCAGGTCGGGCTCGCGGCGGCGGCAACCACAGCGCCGGTCGTCATCGGCGGAACGTTCGGCGGAGCGATCATCGACAGGATCGGCCACGTGCGCTCCGCCGCACTCGCAGACATCATCAGCGGCGCGACACTTGCGCTCATCCCACTCCTCGCTGCGGCAGGCGTACTCCCGCTTCCGGCACTTGTTGCACTCGTCTTCCTTGGTGGACTCTTCGACTCCCCCGGCGAAACGGCGAGACGGGTGCTCCTGCCAACTGTGTCCGAACAAGCCAGCCTTCCAATCGAACGCTCCATCGGGTTTCTCGACGGCACAAGTCGCCTGTCATCATTGCTCGGGGCGCCACTCGCGGGGGTCCTCGTCGCGGCGATAGGCCCCTACCCTGCGCTGTACGTCACAGCGGCGGCGTTCGCCGCCTCAGCGATCCTGACTGCGGCCCTCGTTCGCGTCCCGGCTGCCAGCCCGCCGGAACCAAGCACGCACAGCTACTGGCACGACCTGCGCGACGGCCTCCGCTTTGTCACCCGCGACCCGCTGCTCGTGCGGATCGTCGCACTCGTGCTTCTCACGAACGCCCTCGACACCGCGCGATCGGGAACGCTGATGCCCCTGTACGCTGCGGAAGAGCTCGGAGGGGCCGCCCCGCTCGGGCTCGTCATTGGGGCGTTCGGCGCGGCCGCGCTCGCCGGCACTGTCACCTTCGGCTTTGTCGCTCACAGGCTGCCCCGCCGGGTTCCATTCGCAATCTGTTTCACAGTCGCCGGCGCCTTCGCGCTCGCCCCGGCACTGGGGTTTCAACTCCCGGCGATGGTCGCGACAGCCATCGTCTGCGGGCTCGCTGCCGGCGCGATCAACCCGATCCTTGGCGCCGCACAGTTTGAACGAATCCCAACCGAGCTGCGCGGCCGCGTGCTCGGACTCGTCACCGCCGGGGCGTGGGCTGGCATGCCAGTCGGCAGCCTGCTCGGCGGCCTCGGCGCCGAGCTCATCGGCGTGCGGGCGAGCCTCGGAGTGATCGGGGTGATCTATGTTGCCGCAACGCTCACTCCGTTCTTCGACAGGAGCTGGCGCCTGATGGAGCGAGGAGCGAACTAGGCGAACGAGGCAGGCTCGACTGGCTGTCGCAGCAGCGTCCGCATCCGCTCGGGTGCAACCTTGCGGGGGTCGCTGAAGTAGATCTCGTGATGGATGCCGCGCATCACAAACCCCCGCGCAGGGATAACGTCATCATGCATTTCAGCAAGCACAGGTGCTTCATCATCGTACGAGCCGACGTGGAGCGTCTGTACACAGGTGCCCTCACTGAGCGTCTCAAATCGCACGTCCGCCAGACGCTCAGGGGCGTCCTTTTCGTCAACGAGCGCAACAGCGTTCTGAAACGCAGCACGGTCGAGCCACTCTGGAACCATGAGCATCATGGTCCAGTCCCATTGCGACTTGTCGCGGCCGACAGTGAACGATTCCATGTCCGCGGCCCACCAGAGCCCCTCGAGCGGCGGCACAACATAGTCTCGAGCGAGCTCCCGCTTGCTCGAGAACTTCATCTTGTACGCGACGGGGTAGAGCGCTGCGAGCGCTGCCACATACTCGGGGCTCACGTTCGGGTCACCGTGCCCGTCGATCATCAGATACTGCATATCGGGCACATCGAGCGTGCGAAACTCGCCGCGCTTGGCTTGGTAGCTGTCGAGCGACTTCTTGAGGTCGACCTTCGCAGCGGGGGCCGCTTCTCGCGATGTCTTGCCACTGTCTGCCACGGAATCCTCCGACCGCATCTCCCAGGCCCGCACAACGGGCCGACGCTCGCGTCGCGTGCGCTGCCGCAAGCCTACTGCCGCGGGCCCGGCGGGCACGACTACCTGGTGTCGATACACTGCATGCGATGACAACTCCCCCAGACCAGCGCTCGCTCAGGTTGCAGCCAGCATCGCCGCTTGCGGCAACGCTGCCGACAACGCTCGCGCGTTTTCATGCAGAGCGGGCCGAGTCCGCCGACGAAGACGTGCACATGGTCGCGGCTGTTGTCGACCATGTCGTCGAGCACTGCACGGAGCCTGGCGACCTCGTCGTTGACCCGTTCGCAGGATTTGGCACAACACTCGCGCGTGCTGCGGCACTCGGCAGGCGCGCGTTCGGTATTGAACTCCTTCCTGAACGCGTTGAACATGTACGCCGCACGGTTCCCCCGGCCATCGTCGTCGAGGGAGACGCCCGTGAACTCCTCCGCCTCGCCCGCGCAACAGACCGCACCGTTGCAGACGGCGCGGCCCAACTGGTACTCACGTCGCCCCCGTACATGACCGCAAACGACCACGAGGCTGACCCGCTCACCGCATACGAGCGCGATGGCGGGGACTACGAGCGGTACTTGGCCGAACTCGGACTCGTCGCCGCACAGTGCGCGAGGCTCACGGCCCCGGGCGGGTACGTCGTGTGGAACGTCGCAGACATCAGTCACAATGGCCACACAACACGGCTCATCTCGGACTGCACTCGCGTGCTCGCGTCGCATCTTGAGTTCGTCGGGAGGACCGAGATCGTTTGGGACGTGCATCCACATGACATCGTGGCCGACGCGCTGCTTGTCTTCAGCCGCCCGGGGACCCCCGCCTCGGCCTGAGAGCTGCGCGAGCTCGCCGAAACCTGCTGCCGAGGGCTCGGCGCCTCGTCTGCCAACCAAGCGGTCAGGCAGTCAGGGAGTCAGTCGGCGGTCAGCTCGCCGCGCCCTCAGTCGGCCAGCGTGCAGTGCGTGCCGTCGACGATGAGCCGCGTAGTCGGGTTGAGCTCGTCGATTGGCGATGCGACAGCGCACACACCGACAGCCTCGATCTCGACGTTTCCGAATGGCACGGAGTCAAGCGCGATAGTCATGCCTGTGCTCATGTGCAGGGACTTGAAGCTTTTACCCTCGCCGACCCGCACTTGCACCTCAAGCTCCTCGCCAGCGATGTCGTCGGGCAGTTGACGGATCTCGATTGTTGCCGTGCCAACCGAGGCCGAGGCGCAACCGGCGAGCGCGAGGCACGCACTTCCCATGACTAACGTGAGAAGCGTGGCGGCGTGCAGTCGGGCATGCATGAACCAAGTATGGCAGCCGAGTTACCTCGGTTCGAAACCGTGCTCGCCAATTCCTGCGACATAAGCGGCCTGTGCCACATGCTCGAGCGCGTCTGCAGACATACTCACGAGTCGCACGCCGAGTGTCACCGGCGGGTCCCACTGATCGTCGACGATGCGAGACAGGTCTGCCTCCGAGAGCGTTTCAATGAACGAAACCTGGGCATCGATGACGGCGGTGAGGTGTTCCAGCAGTAGGCCTGGATCGTCCACGATAATCGCTCGCGCCTGCTTCGGTGTGTGCCCGTACCCAATGTCTTCCGGAGCAACGTCGAGCCCAAAGCGTACAGCGAACCCTGCCGCAGACCAGACGGGTTCGCCCCCAGAGAGCGCAGCCAGCTGAACGTCGATTTCGCGCGCGGCGTGCCATAGGAGCCAAGCGACCGAGTTGTCGTGGTGCGGGTGGGAATTGAGCAGTTGTGGGGTGAGTTGTTCGCGGAGCATCTCCGCTGAGTCCCCTGGCCGACGGGCAATGTCTGTGAGAATCGCGATTGAGTCCATGCGCCAACGATACGACCATGCGCCGACATTGCGCCACGAGGGATCCAAGGTTCAGAAAGGAGCCGTAGACGACTCGAGTTCTGGTTGCGGCCGCGATCTAGGAGTGTCCGAATACTCCACCGATCCCCGAGCACACAATCGCGATCACACGGCCAGCCCGCGCGAACTCACGTCACTCCGCGTCAGCCACAATTCGCGTCGCGGTTCCGCTCACCCGGATTCCTCCGTGACCGCTCGCGTCAACGTCGAGGAGGCATGGCTGGCCCATGTCTTCGCCCTGCAACACCCTGAACTTTCCGCCATCCGGGAGGAGGCCGTTTGTGCGCAGAAAACCGCCGAGCGCGGCGGCAGCTGCGCCCGTGGCAGGATCCTCGACGACTCCGCCGATTGGAAACGCGTTTCGCGAGTGGATAAGGTCTGCGCGCTCGCGGGTGAGCAGGCTCACGGTGCCCCAGCCTTCCCGCTGCATGAGCGTGGTGAGGGCAGCGAAGTCATACTCGAGCTCGGCGAGCCGCTCGCGTGTCACCGCCCACAGGATCGGGTGCCAGAGCCCGCCGAACGCAAGGCCAATTGGGAGATCAGGATCGAGGTCTTCAGCTTCCCAGTCGAGCGCCGCGAGAAGTTCGGCGAGCGGCCCCGCCGGAAGCTCCGCCGTCTTTGGGGAGACTGTGGTGAGGGTTGCGCGGTATCGTTCCCCGACAGAGGCAACGCTCACGCGGATTTCGCCGACGTTTGAGTGGAGCACCAGCTCACCGGCGCCGAGTTCGGCGTCAGCAAGCGCAACAGCCGCCGCCACAGTCGCGTGTCCGCAGAAGTCGACTTCCGCTTGGGGACTAAAGTAGCGAACCCGGTAGTCGCGGCTGCCGATCGCCTCAAGGAACGCAGTCTCTGAGTATCCGATCTCGGCGGCGATCCGGAGCATCTCGGCGGCGCTCATGGCGGCTGCGTCGAGCACGACGCCTGCCGGGTTGCCCCCGCCTGATTCTGTCGGGAACGCTGCATAGCGGAGCGCCGAGCTTGTATCAGGGCTGAGCGCCAGTCCGGCGTGGCCTGAGCGCGACTCTGTCATGCCGGAATCATAGCCCACGCACTGGCGACAGCGACACCGTTCCGGGCAACGCAGGACACCGGCGAAACACAGATGGGGCCCGGCCGAAGCCGAACCCCATCTGCTGGAAATTTGAGCGTCTCTGCCGTGGGCGTGTGCCCGGGAGACGAGTTAGAACTGGTTCATCGTGTTGTCTTTACCACCTGCCTTCAACGCTGCGTCGCCTGCGAAGTACTCCTTGTGGTTGTCACCGATGTCGCTGCCAGCCATGTTCTGGTGCTTCACAGTTGCGATGCCCTGACGGATCTCTTCGCGCTGTACATCGCGAACGTAGGTGAGCATGCCCTCGTCGCCGAAGTAGCCCTTGGCGAGGCTGTCTGTCGACAGAGCCGCCGTGTGGTACGTCGGGAGCGTGATGAGGTGGTGGAAGATACCGGCGCGGGCCGAGCCGTCCTTCTGGAAGGTCCGGATCTTCTCGTCAGCGAGCGTTGCAAGCTCGGTGCCGTCGTACTCGACTGCCATGAGCTTGTCGCGATCGTAAGCTGAAACGTCCTTGCCCTCTGCTGCGAGCTGATCAAAAGCCTGCTGACGGAAGTTGAGCGTCCAGTTGAACGAGGGGCTGTTGTTGTAAACAAGCTTCGCGTTCGGGATGACCTCGCGGATGCGATCGACCATGCCCGCGATCTGCTCAACGTGCGGCTTCTCGGTCTCGATCCAGAGCAGATCGGCGCCGTTCTGCAACGAGGTGATGCAGTCAAGCACGCAACGGTCCTCGCCGGTTCCCGCACGGAACTGGTAGAGGTTCGAAGCGAGACGCTTCGGGCGCAGCAGCTTACCGTCGCGCTTGATAACGACGTCACCGTTGCCGAGCTGATCTTCCGAGATCTCCTCGACATCGAGGAACGAGTTGTACTGGTCGCCAAGGTCGCCTGGCGTATTAGTCACGGCGAGCTTCTGCGTGAGGCCGGCACCGAGCGAGTCTGTACGGGCGACGATCACGCCGTTGTCAATGCCGAGCTCGAGGAACGCGTACCGGACAGCGTTGATCTTCGCCAGGAAGTCCTCGTGCGGCACGGTGACCTTGCCGTCCTGGTGGCCACACTGCTTCTCATCGGAAACCTGGTTCTCGATCTGAATCGCGCAGGCACCTGCCTCGATCATCTTCTTCGCAAGCAGGTAGGTCGCCTCAGGGTTACCAAAGCCAGCGTCGATGTCGGCGATGATCGGCACGACGTGGGTCTCGAAGTTATCGATCTGCGACTGCACAAACTCGACTGCAGTCTCGTCGCCCGCGGCGCGAGCATCGTCGAGCTGCGTGAAGAGCAGGTCGAGTTCGCGGGCGTCAGCCTGACGGAGGAAGGTGTAGAGCTCTTCGATGAGCGCGGGAACCGATGTCTTCTCGTGCATCGACTGATCAGGCAGCGGTCCGAACTCAGAACGGAGGGCAGCGACCATCCAGCCCGAGAGGTACAGGTAACGCTTGTTGGTGGTCTTCAGGTGCTTCTTGATGGAGATCAACTTCTGCTGCCCGATGAAGCCGTGCCACACGCCGAGCGACTGGGTGTACACCGAAGAATCCGCATCGTACTCGCCCATGTCCTTGCGCATGATGTCGGCTGTGTACTGCGCAATCTCGAGACCGGTCTTGAACCGGTTCTGGGCACGCATTCGAGCAACGTACTCGGGATTGATCTGCTCCCAGCCAGCGCCGTGCTCAGCCTTGAGTGCCTCTACTGCCTCGAGGTCGTCTGTGAATGCAGTCATCGTGACTCCTTTGTAGTGATTGCCAGTTTGTAGTGTTTGCCAGATCTGCGGTGATTGCCAGATCACTTTCGCGGTGATCTTTCCGGGCTAGTTCTTACTCTGCCGCCCCGCAAGACCCTGAGATGCACAATTCACGGGTGAAATTTGCCGGTAATTCTGCTTGCCAGAAGAATCCAGGCTTGGCGGGGTACTGTTCCTCGGGTTTCGAGACGTCGAAGCTCCGTCTGCGGCCGCCACCCGGCACCTCAAACTTCATACAATGGCCACATGGCGAGCGAGACACGGGCAACTCAGACGAGACGACGCGGACCACTCGCGCTGTTCGCAGCCTGGTGCGTTCACGACATCGAAGAGGCGCTGACATTCCCCTCGACTTTCGACGCTCTGGCAGGGCGCACCGGAGTCGAGCGGCTGCGCATCTCCAAGGGCCAGTCGTGGGGCGCGGTTGGGCTCATGGGCGTACTCGTCGCGTTCGCGTGCTGGCGTGGCGCGCTCA
Above is a window of Leucobacter aridicollis DNA encoding:
- a CDS encoding alpha/beta fold hydrolase; translation: MNTMISGSGSDVLFLHGGGVSGWMWRPVLAQLAGDVRAIVPDLPGHGTSSSVEYTSHDDAIERLVALIRDRAPNGVTVVGFSLGAQLAIRLAAEYPDLIRAALIISGETVPAPAQGATLTLLRASAPLARREWFARLQAKQLGVPDALLHDFVRDSRAMTTDTLIASVKENIGFTLPDGWRRFPGPATIAVGAGERGLMRKSAGLTHEALPHSAFVTIKDAAHDAPLTQPDVVAREVRGLLTQLDAKRTESDAS
- a CDS encoding GNAT family acetyltransferase; translated protein: MTHTRHAGGTHTIRLRAFRESDTEAAVELWEACGLTRPWNDPRADIARSLSAQPELFLVAECEPAATAGPGAGSSAGAGICDGTTLVGTVMAGFDGHRGWMYYLATAQALRGSGIGRALVAEVERRLEALGCPKAQLMVRSENSAAVGFYTALGYEANDVIVLGKRLINDAP
- a CDS encoding GyrI-like domain-containing protein, whose translation is MADSGKTSREAAPAAKVDLKKSLDSYQAKRGEFRTLDVPDMQYLMIDGHGDPNVSPEYVAALAALYPVAYKMKFSSKRELARDYVVPPLEGLWWAADMESFTVGRDKSQWDWTMMLMVPEWLDRAAFQNAVALVDEKDAPERLADVRFETLSEGTCVQTLHVGSYDDEAPVLAEMHDDVIPARGFVMRGIHHEIYFSDPRKVAPERMRTLLRQPVEPASFA
- a CDS encoding HAD family hydrolase, with the translated sequence MDRATHVFFDFFGTLVAYDPAVHPASRNAPHEFAVRTGADLDASTASRLWDRAWRELDDAARASGRECSMYEIACRYAELTLPTVGLPSAGELGRLVDEYLAAWSADIRLADSAAECLTDLARDHTLAVVSNTHHPTLVQQQLDRFDIARYFSDVVTSIEVGWRKPHSLIYKRALERCGGVAEQTVFVGDTWDADVQGPLTAGMRALYVGRPGPGRDAVTLAEIPELVRTATARLT
- a CDS encoding winged helix-turn-helix domain-containing protein: MATEPNLHRASHMRALAHPTRLRLLALLREHGPQTAAHLANFVDEAPGSLSYHLRTLATAGFVEEAAGPGTDRRQRWWRAVHETTVWDTAEFARDPERLTAQREMFRSLGQAYATRLTDYIDAAAELAPEWLEAGFTTDRSLRLTPAQLAELGAEVEALQERWLAASEHNAENVDAAPVFFLAQGYKQP
- a CDS encoding mycothiol transferase, translated to MDSIAILTDIARRPGDSAEMLREQLTPQLLNSHPHHDNSVAWLLWHAAREIDVQLAALSGGEPVWSAAGFAVRFGLDVAPEDIGYGHTPKQARAIIVDDPGLLLEHLTAVIDAQVSFIETLSEADLSRIVDDQWDPPVTLGVRLVSMSADALEHVAQAAYVAGIGEHGFEPR
- a CDS encoding isocitrate lyase — translated: MTAFTDDLEAVEALKAEHGAGWEQINPEYVARMRAQNRFKTGLEIAQYTADIMRKDMGEYDADSSVYTQSLGVWHGFIGQQKLISIKKHLKTTNKRYLYLSGWMVAALRSEFGPLPDQSMHEKTSVPALIEELYTFLRQADARELDLLFTQLDDARAAGDETAVEFVQSQIDNFETHVVPIIADIDAGFGNPEATYLLAKKMIEAGACAIQIENQVSDEKQCGHQDGKVTVPHEDFLAKINAVRYAFLELGIDNGVIVARTDSLGAGLTQKLAVTNTPGDLGDQYNSFLDVEEISEDQLGNGDVVIKRDGKLLRPKRLASNLYQFRAGTGEDRCVLDCITSLQNGADLLWIETEKPHVEQIAGMVDRIREVIPNAKLVYNNSPSFNWTLNFRQQAFDQLAAEGKDVSAYDRDKLMAVEYDGTELATLADEKIRTFQKDGSARAGIFHHLITLPTYHTAALSTDSLAKGYFGDEGMLTYVRDVQREEIRQGIATVKHQNMAGSDIGDNHKEYFAGDAALKAGGKDNTMNQF
- a CDS encoding MFS transporter, yielding MTSRPHGATLPLQALLASHALSRTGNVVTVFAVPFAILGAGGSALQVGLAAAATTAPVVIGGTFGGAIIDRIGHVRSAALADIISGATLALIPLLAAAGVLPLPALVALVFLGGLFDSPGETARRVLLPTVSEQASLPIERSIGFLDGTSRLSSLLGAPLAGVLVAAIGPYPALYVTAAAFAASAILTAALVRVPAASPPEPSTHSYWHDLRDGLRFVTRDPLLVRIVALVLLTNALDTARSGTLMPLYAAEELGGAAPLGLVIGAFGAAALAGTVTFGFVAHRLPRRVPFAICFTVAGAFALAPALGFQLPAMVATAIVCGLAAGAINPILGAAQFERIPTELRGRVLGLVTAGAWAGMPVGSLLGGLGAELIGVRASLGVIGVIYVAATLTPFFDRSWRLMERGAN
- a CDS encoding PhzF family phenazine biosynthesis protein, which encodes MTESRSGHAGLALSPDTSSALRYAAFPTESGGGNPAGVVLDAAAMSAAEMLRIAAEIGYSETAFLEAIGSRDYRVRYFSPQAEVDFCGHATVAAAVALADAELGAGELVLHSNVGEIRVSVASVGERYRATLTTVSPKTAELPAGPLAELLAALDWEAEDLDPDLPIGLAFGGLWHPILWAVTRERLAELEYDFAALTTLMQREGWGTVSLLTRERADLIHSRNAFPIGGVVEDPATGAAAAALGGFLRTNGLLPDGGKFRVLQGEDMGQPCLLDVDASGHGGIRVSGTATRIVADAE
- a CDS encoding DNA methyltransferase yields the protein MTTPPDQRSLRLQPASPLAATLPTTLARFHAERAESADEDVHMVAAVVDHVVEHCTEPGDLVVDPFAGFGTTLARAAALGRRAFGIELLPERVEHVRRTVPPAIVVEGDARELLRLARATDRTVADGAAQLVLTSPPYMTANDHEADPLTAYERDGGDYERYLAELGLVAAQCARLTAPGGYVVWNVADISHNGHTTRLISDCTRVLASHLEFVGRTEIVWDVHPHDIVADALLVFSRPGTPASA